One Amaranthus tricolor cultivar Red isolate AtriRed21 chromosome 1, ASM2621246v1, whole genome shotgun sequence DNA window includes the following coding sequences:
- the LOC130806041 gene encoding uncharacterized protein LOC130806041 has translation MRICWAKAGYHIRDGPLFLHKTWYKQLKSMFPNKIGSWKPWDLLEQACGLEVKNPHRSIRRGCPLWNGTYYCLNEIHIVDEGAINVEYMRKLFKNNRPVVAVIEIRADYPRYTESPYLGVNENGQLEELMYHPDGKRVTHAVVLVGECEVEEVNIYGIDKGIYWIYQNALVEGQGVGTSSFLPNGMSILHPRVVIEVYLGISYPPNVLALPEHAKKILDFQVRKEHKYKNDSNALKNYQNLEEELRSTKVQLEESDKKLRHEQMLNHALKRNHERQVEALNTEIARLKRKAGES, from the coding sequence ATGCGTATTTGTTGGGCCAAGGCGGGGTATCACATTCGAGATGGACctctttttcttcataaaacttGGTACAAACAACTTAAGTCAATGTTCCCCAATAAAATTGGATCTTGGAAGCCTTGGGATCTATTAGAACAAGCTTGTGGTTTAGAGGTTAAGAATCCCCATAGATCAATTAGGAGGGGGTGTCCCTTATGGAATGGTACTTATTATTGTCTAAACGAGATACATATAGTTGATGAAGGAGCCATTAATGTTGAATATATGAGgaaattgttcaaaaacaatCGTCCAGTAGTTGCGGTGATTGAAATTCGAGCTGACTACCCACGTTACACTGAGAGTCCTTACCTTGGGGTCAATGAAAATGGTCAATTGGAAGAGTTAATGTATCATCCTGATGGTAAGAGAGTCACACATGCTGTAGTTTTAGTTGGGGAGTGTGAAGTTGAAGAAGTAAACATCTACGGCATTGATAAGGGTATCTATTGGATCTATCAAAATGCCTTAGTAGAGGGACAAGGAGTTGGCACCTCAAGTTTTCTTCCAAATGGCATGAGTATATTGCATCCTCGGGTGGTGATAGAAGTGTATTTGGGTATATCATACCCACCAAATGTCCTCGCTCTTCCTGAACATGCTAAGAAAATACTTGATTTTCAAGTTAGGAAGGAGCATAAGTACAAGAATGATTCCAATGCTTTGAAGAACTACCAAAATTTGGAAGAAGAATTAAGATCAACAAAGGTTCAGCTAGAGGAATCAGACAAGAAACTTCGACACGAACAAATGCTCAATCATGCGTTGAAGAGGAACCATGAGAGACAAGTGGAGGCACTAAACACAGAAATAGCAAGATTGAAGAGAAAAGCTGGAGAAAGTTGA